A genomic stretch from Theropithecus gelada isolate Dixy chromosome 2, Tgel_1.0, whole genome shotgun sequence includes:
- the USP19 gene encoding ubiquitin carboxyl-terminal hydrolase 19 isoform X15, whose translation MSGGASATGPRRGPPGLEDATSKKKQKDRANQESKDGDPRKETGSRYVAQAGLELLASGDPSASASCAAGITGSRHHSRLFFPSLSGSASTPREEQTKEELLLDWRQSAEEVIVKLHVGVGPLQLEDVDAAFTDTDCVVRFAGGQQWGGVFYAEIKSSCAKVQTRKGSLLHLTLPKKVPMLTWPSLLVEVDEQLCIPPVNPQTCLLGSEENLALLAGEKAVSPGNDPVSPAMVRSRNSGKDDCAKEEMAVAADAATLVDGKEPESMVNLAFVKNDSYEKGPDSVVVHVYVKEICRDTSRVLFREQDFTLIFQTRDGNFLRLHPGCGPHTIFRWQVKLRNLIEPEQCTFCFTASRIDICLRKRQSQRWGGLEAPATRGAVGGAKVAVPTGPTPLDSTPPGGAPHPLTGQEEARAMEKDKSKARSEDTGLESVATRTPMEHVTPKPETHLASPKPTCMVPPMPHSPVSGDSVEEEEEEEKKVCLPGFTGLVNLGNTCFMNSVIQSLSNTRELRDFFHDRSFEAEINYNNPLGTGGRLAIGFAVLLRALWKGTHHAFQPSKLKAIVASKASQFTGYAQHDAQEFMAFLLDGLHEDLNRIQNKPYTETVDSDGRPDEVVAEEAWQRHKMRNDSFIVDLFQGQYKSKLVCPVCAKVSITFDPFLYLPVPLPQKQKVLPVFYFAREPHSKPIKFLVSVSKENSTASEVLDSLSQSVRVKPENLRLAEVIKNRFHRVFLPSHSLDTVSPSDMLLCFELLSPELAKERVVVLEVQQRPQVPSVPISKCAACQRKQQSEDEKLKRCTRCYRVGYCNQLCQKTHWPDHKGLCRPENIGYPFLVSVPASRLTYARLAQLLEGYARYSVSVFQPPFQPGRMALESQSPGCTTLLSTGSLEAGDSERDPIQPPELQLVTPMAEGDTGLPRVWAAPDRGPVPSTSGISSEILASGPTEVGSLPAGERVSRPEAAVPGYQHPSEAMNAHTPQFFIYKIDSSNREQRLEDKGDTPLELGDDCSLALVWRNNERLQEFVLVASKELECAEDPGSAGEAARAGHFTLDQCLNLFTRPEVLAPEEAWYCPQCKQHREASKQLLLWRLPNVLIVQLKRFSFRSFIWRDKINDLVEFPVRNLDLSKFCIGQKEEQLPSYDLYAVINHYGGMIGGHYTACARLPNDRSSQRSDVGWRLFDDSTVTTVDESQVVTRYAYVLFYRRRNSPVERPPRAGHSEHHPDLGPAAEAAASQGLGPGQAPEVAPTRTAPERFAPPVDRPAPTYSNMEEVD comes from the exons ATGTCTGGCGGGGCCAGTGCCACAGGCCCAAGGAGAGGGCCCCCAGGACTGGAGGACGCAACTAGTAAGAAGAAGCAGAAGGATCGAGCAAACCAGGAGAGCAAGGATGGAGATCCTAGGAAAG agacagggtctcgatatgttgcccaggctggtcttgaacttctggcctcaggtgatccttctgcctcagcctcctgcgcagctgggatcacaggctcacgccaccattcCCGGCTGTTCTTTCCTTCATTGTCAGGGTCAGCATCCACTCCTCGGGAGGAGCAGACCAAAGAGG AGTTGTTGCTCGATTGGAGGCAGAGTGCAGAAGAGGTGATTGTCAAGCTTCATGTGGGAGTAGGTCCCCTGCAGCTGGAGGATGTAGATGCTGCTTTCACAGATACGGACTGTGTGGTGCGGTTTGCAG GTGGTCAGCAGTGGGGTGGTGTCTTCTATGCTGAGATAAAAAGCTCTTGTGCTAAAGTGCAAACCCGCAAGGGCAGTCTCCTGCACCTGACACTGCCCAAAAAGGTGCCTATGCTCACGTGGCCCTCCCTCCTG GTTGAGGTTGATGAACAGCTTTGCATACCACCGGTGAACCCCCAaacctgcctcctgggctcagaggaGAATTTAGCCCTTTTGGCAGGAGAGAAAGCAGTGTCTCCTGGGAATGACCCAGTCTCTCCAGCCATGGTCCGGAGCAGAAACTCTGGGAAAGATGACTGTGCCAAGGAGGAGATGGCAGTGGCAGCAGATGCTGCAACCTTGGTGGATGGTaaag AGCCCGAGTCGATGGTGAACCTGGCATTTGTCAAGAATGATTCGTATGAGAAGGGCCCGGATTCAGTGGTGGTGCACGTGTACGTGAAGGAGATCTGCAGGGACACCTCGAGAGTACTTTTTCGTGAGCAGGACTTCACACTCATCTTCCAGACCAG GGATGGAAACTTCCTGAGGCTGCACCCAGGCTGTGGGCCCCACACCATCTTCCGTTGGCAGGTGAAGCTCAG GAATCTGATTGAGCCAGAGCAGTGCACCTTCTGTTTCACGGCTTCTCGCATCGACATCTGCCTTCGTAAGAGGCAGAGTCAGCGCTGGGGGGGCCTGGAGGCCCCGGCTACACGAG GTGCAGTGGGTGGTGCAAAGGTTGCCGTGCCGACAGGTCCAACCCCTCTGGATTCAACCCCACCAGGAGgtgctccccaccccctgacaggccagGAGGAGGCCCGGGCTATGGAGAAGGATAAATCCAAGGCACGATCTGAGGACACAGGGCTAGAGAGTGTGGCAACCCGCACACCTATGGAGCATGTAACCCCAAAGCCAGAGACACACCTGGCGTCG CCCAAGCCTACATGTATGGTGCCTCCCATGCCCCACAGCCCGGTTAGTGGAGATAgcgtggaggaggaggaagaggaagagaagaaagtgtGTCTGCCAGGCTTCACTGGCCTTGTCAATTTAGGCAACACCTGCTTCATGAACAGCGTCATTCAGTCTCTGTCCAACACTCGGGAACTCCGGGACTTCTTCCATG ACCGCTCCTTTGAGGCTGAGATAAACTACAACAACCCACTAGGGACTGGTGGGCGTCTGGCCATTGGCTTTGCTGTGCTGCTTCGGGCGCTATGGAAGGGCACCCACCATGCCTTCCAGCCTTCCAAGTTGAAG GCCATTGTGGCGAGTAAGGCCAGCCAGTTCACAGGCTATGCGCAGCATGATGCCCAGGAGTTCATGGCTTTCCTGCTGGATGGGCTGCACGAGGACCTGAATCGCATTCAGAACAAGCCCTACACAGAGACCGTGGACTCAGATGGGCGGCCCGATGAG GTGGTAGCTGAGGAAGCATGGCAGCGGCACAAGATGAGGAATGACTCTTTCATCGTGGACCTATTTCAGGGGCAGTACAAGTCGAAGCTGGTGTGCCCTGTGTGTGCCAAG GTCTCCATCACTTTTGACCCGTTTCTTTATCTGCCGGTGCCCTTGCCACAAAAGCAAAAGGTTCTCCCTGTCTTTTATTTCGCCCGAGAGCCCCACAGCAAGCCCATTAAG TTCCTGGTGAGCGTCAGCAAGGAGAACTCCACTGCCAGTGAAGTATTGGACTCCCTCTCTCAAAGCGTTCGTGTGAAGCCTGAGAATCTGCGTTTGGCGGAG GTAATTAAGAATCGTTTCCATCGTGTGTTCCTGCCCTCCCACTCACTGGACACTGTGTCCCCATCTGATATGCTCCTCTGCTTTGAGCTGCTATCCCCAGAGTTGGCTAAGGAGCGGGTAGTGGTGCTAGAGGTGCAACAG CGCCCCCAGGTGCCCAGCGTCCCCATCTCCAAGTGTGCAGCCTGCCAGCGGAAGCAACAGTCGGAGGATGAAAAGCTGAAGCGCTGTACCCGGTGCTACCGTGTGGGCTACTGCAACCA GCTCTGCCAGAAAACCCACTGGCCTGACCACAAGGGCCTCTGCCGACCTGAGAACATTGGCTACCCCTTCCTGGTCAGTGTACCTGCCTCACGCCTCACTTATGCCCGCCTTGCTCAGCTGCTAGAGGGCTATGCCCG GTACTCTGTGAGTGTATTCCAGCCACCCTTTCAGCCTGGCCGCATGGCCTTGGAGTCTCAGAGCCCTGGCTGCACCACACTGCTCTCCACTGGCTCCCTGGAGGCTGGGGACAGTGAGAGGGACCCCATTCAGCCACCTGAGCTCCAGCTGGTGACCCCTATGGCTGAGGGGGACACAGGGCTTCCCCGGGTGTGGGCAGCCCCTGACCGGGGTCCTGTGCCCAGCACCAGTGGAATTTCTTCTGAGATACTGGCCAGTGGGCCCACTGAGGTTGGCTCCTTGCCTGCTGGCGAGAGGGTGTCCCGACCCGAAG CCGCTGTGCCTGGGTACCAGCACCCAAGTGAAGCTATGAATGCCCACACACCACagttcttcatctataaaattgacTCATCCAACCGAGAGCAGCGGCTAGAGGACAAAG GAGACACCCCACTGGAGCTGGGTGACGATTGTAGCCTGGCTCTCGTCTGGAGGAACAATGAGCGTTTGCAGGAGTTTGTGTTGGTAGCCTCCAAGGAGCTGGAATGTGCTGAGGATCCAGGCTCTGCCGGTGAGGCTGCCCGGGCCGGCCACTTCACTCTGGACCAGTGCCTCAACCTCTTCACACGGCCTGAGGTGCTGGCACCCGAGGAGGCCTG GTACTGCCCACAGTGCAAACAGCACCGTGAGGCCTCCAAGCAGCTGTTGCTATGGCGCCTGCCAAATGTTCTCATCGTGCAGCTCAAGCGCTTCTCCTTTCGTAGTTTTATCTGGCGTGACAAGATCAATGACTTAGTGGAGTTCCCTGTTCG GAACCTGGACCTGAGCAAGTTCTGCATTGGTCAGAAAGAGGAGCAGCTGCCCAGCTATGATCTGTATGCTGTCATCAACCACTATGGAGGCATGATTGGTGGCCACTACACTGCCTGTGCACGCCTGCCCAATGATCGTAGCAGTCAGCGCAGTGACGTGG GCTGGCGCTTGTTTGATGACAGCACGGTGACAACGGTAGACGAGAGCCAGGTTGTGACGCGTTATGCCTATGTACTCTTCTACCGCCGGCGGAACTCTCCTGTGGAGAGGCCCCCCAGGGCAGGTCACTCTGAGCACCACCCAGACCTAGGCCCTGCAGCTGAGGCTGCTGCCAGCCAG GGACTAGGCCCTGGCCAGGCCCCCGAGGTGGCCCCCACGCGGACAGCCCCTGAACGCTTCGCCCCCCCTGTGGATCGGCCAGCCCCCACCTACAGCAACATGGAGGAGGTGGATTAG
- the USP19 gene encoding ubiquitin carboxyl-terminal hydrolase 19 isoform X16, translating to MSGGASATGPRRGPPGLEDATSKKKQKDRANQESKDGDPRKETGSRYVAQAGLELLASGDPSASASCAAGITGSRHHSRLFFPSLSGSASTPREEQTKEELLLDWRQSAEEVIVKLHVGVGPLQLEDVDAAFTDTDCVVRFAGGQQWGGVFYAEIKSSCAKVQTRKGSLLHLTLPKKVPMLTWPSLLVEVDEQLCIPPVNPQTCLLGSEENLALLAGEKAVSPGNDPVSPAMVRSRNSGKDDCAKEEMAVAADAATLVDEPESMVNLAFVKNDSYEKGPDSVVVHVYVKEICRDTSRVLFREQDFTLIFQTRDGNFLRLHPGCGPHTIFRWQVKLRNLIEPEQCTFCFTASRIDICLRKRQSQRWGGLEAPATRGAVGGAKVAVPTGPTPLDSTPPGGAPHPLTGQEEARAMEKDKSKARSEDTGLESVATRTPMEHVTPKPETHLASPKPTCMVPPMPHSPVSGDSVEEEEEEEKKVCLPGFTGLVNLGNTCFMNSVIQSLSNTRELRDFFHDRSFEAEINYNNPLGTGGRLAIGFAVLLRALWKGTHHAFQPSKLKAIVASKASQFTGYAQHDAQEFMAFLLDGLHEDLNRIQNKPYTETVDSDGRPDEVVAEEAWQRHKMRNDSFIVDLFQGQYKSKLVCPVCAKVSITFDPFLYLPVPLPQKQKVLPVFYFAREPHSKPIKFLVSVSKENSTASEVLDSLSQSVRVKPENLRLAEVIKNRFHRVFLPSHSLDTVSPSDMLLCFELLSPELAKERVVVLEVQQRPQVPSVPISKCAACQRKQQSEDEKLKRCTRCYRVGYCNQLCQKTHWPDHKGLCRPENIGYPFLVSVPASRLTYARLAQLLEGYARYSVSVFQPPFQPGRMALESQSPGCTTLLSTGSLEAGDSERDPIQPPELQLVTPMAEGDTGLPRVWAAPDRGPVPSTSGISSEILASGPTEVGSLPAGERVSRPEAAVPGYQHPSEAMNAHTPQFFIYKIDSSNREQRLEDKGDTPLELGDDCSLALVWRNNERLQEFVLVASKELECAEDPGSAGEAARAGHFTLDQCLNLFTRPEVLAPEEAWYCPQCKQHREASKQLLLWRLPNVLIVQLKRFSFRSFIWRDKINDLVEFPVRNLDLSKFCIGQKEEQLPSYDLYAVINHYGGMIGGHYTACARLPNDRSSQRSDVGWRLFDDSTVTTVDESQVVTRYAYVLFYRRRNSPVERPPRAGHSEHHPDLGPAAEAAASQGLGPGQAPEVAPTRTAPERFAPPVDRPAPTYSNMEEVD from the exons ATGTCTGGCGGGGCCAGTGCCACAGGCCCAAGGAGAGGGCCCCCAGGACTGGAGGACGCAACTAGTAAGAAGAAGCAGAAGGATCGAGCAAACCAGGAGAGCAAGGATGGAGATCCTAGGAAAG agacagggtctcgatatgttgcccaggctggtcttgaacttctggcctcaggtgatccttctgcctcagcctcctgcgcagctgggatcacaggctcacgccaccattcCCGGCTGTTCTTTCCTTCATTGTCAGGGTCAGCATCCACTCCTCGGGAGGAGCAGACCAAAGAGG AGTTGTTGCTCGATTGGAGGCAGAGTGCAGAAGAGGTGATTGTCAAGCTTCATGTGGGAGTAGGTCCCCTGCAGCTGGAGGATGTAGATGCTGCTTTCACAGATACGGACTGTGTGGTGCGGTTTGCAG GTGGTCAGCAGTGGGGTGGTGTCTTCTATGCTGAGATAAAAAGCTCTTGTGCTAAAGTGCAAACCCGCAAGGGCAGTCTCCTGCACCTGACACTGCCCAAAAAGGTGCCTATGCTCACGTGGCCCTCCCTCCTG GTTGAGGTTGATGAACAGCTTTGCATACCACCGGTGAACCCCCAaacctgcctcctgggctcagaggaGAATTTAGCCCTTTTGGCAGGAGAGAAAGCAGTGTCTCCTGGGAATGACCCAGTCTCTCCAGCCATGGTCCGGAGCAGAAACTCTGGGAAAGATGACTGTGCCAAGGAGGAGATGGCAGTGGCAGCAGATGCTGCAACCTTGGTGGATG AGCCCGAGTCGATGGTGAACCTGGCATTTGTCAAGAATGATTCGTATGAGAAGGGCCCGGATTCAGTGGTGGTGCACGTGTACGTGAAGGAGATCTGCAGGGACACCTCGAGAGTACTTTTTCGTGAGCAGGACTTCACACTCATCTTCCAGACCAG GGATGGAAACTTCCTGAGGCTGCACCCAGGCTGTGGGCCCCACACCATCTTCCGTTGGCAGGTGAAGCTCAG GAATCTGATTGAGCCAGAGCAGTGCACCTTCTGTTTCACGGCTTCTCGCATCGACATCTGCCTTCGTAAGAGGCAGAGTCAGCGCTGGGGGGGCCTGGAGGCCCCGGCTACACGAG GTGCAGTGGGTGGTGCAAAGGTTGCCGTGCCGACAGGTCCAACCCCTCTGGATTCAACCCCACCAGGAGgtgctccccaccccctgacaggccagGAGGAGGCCCGGGCTATGGAGAAGGATAAATCCAAGGCACGATCTGAGGACACAGGGCTAGAGAGTGTGGCAACCCGCACACCTATGGAGCATGTAACCCCAAAGCCAGAGACACACCTGGCGTCG CCCAAGCCTACATGTATGGTGCCTCCCATGCCCCACAGCCCGGTTAGTGGAGATAgcgtggaggaggaggaagaggaagagaagaaagtgtGTCTGCCAGGCTTCACTGGCCTTGTCAATTTAGGCAACACCTGCTTCATGAACAGCGTCATTCAGTCTCTGTCCAACACTCGGGAACTCCGGGACTTCTTCCATG ACCGCTCCTTTGAGGCTGAGATAAACTACAACAACCCACTAGGGACTGGTGGGCGTCTGGCCATTGGCTTTGCTGTGCTGCTTCGGGCGCTATGGAAGGGCACCCACCATGCCTTCCAGCCTTCCAAGTTGAAG GCCATTGTGGCGAGTAAGGCCAGCCAGTTCACAGGCTATGCGCAGCATGATGCCCAGGAGTTCATGGCTTTCCTGCTGGATGGGCTGCACGAGGACCTGAATCGCATTCAGAACAAGCCCTACACAGAGACCGTGGACTCAGATGGGCGGCCCGATGAG GTGGTAGCTGAGGAAGCATGGCAGCGGCACAAGATGAGGAATGACTCTTTCATCGTGGACCTATTTCAGGGGCAGTACAAGTCGAAGCTGGTGTGCCCTGTGTGTGCCAAG GTCTCCATCACTTTTGACCCGTTTCTTTATCTGCCGGTGCCCTTGCCACAAAAGCAAAAGGTTCTCCCTGTCTTTTATTTCGCCCGAGAGCCCCACAGCAAGCCCATTAAG TTCCTGGTGAGCGTCAGCAAGGAGAACTCCACTGCCAGTGAAGTATTGGACTCCCTCTCTCAAAGCGTTCGTGTGAAGCCTGAGAATCTGCGTTTGGCGGAG GTAATTAAGAATCGTTTCCATCGTGTGTTCCTGCCCTCCCACTCACTGGACACTGTGTCCCCATCTGATATGCTCCTCTGCTTTGAGCTGCTATCCCCAGAGTTGGCTAAGGAGCGGGTAGTGGTGCTAGAGGTGCAACAG CGCCCCCAGGTGCCCAGCGTCCCCATCTCCAAGTGTGCAGCCTGCCAGCGGAAGCAACAGTCGGAGGATGAAAAGCTGAAGCGCTGTACCCGGTGCTACCGTGTGGGCTACTGCAACCA GCTCTGCCAGAAAACCCACTGGCCTGACCACAAGGGCCTCTGCCGACCTGAGAACATTGGCTACCCCTTCCTGGTCAGTGTACCTGCCTCACGCCTCACTTATGCCCGCCTTGCTCAGCTGCTAGAGGGCTATGCCCG GTACTCTGTGAGTGTATTCCAGCCACCCTTTCAGCCTGGCCGCATGGCCTTGGAGTCTCAGAGCCCTGGCTGCACCACACTGCTCTCCACTGGCTCCCTGGAGGCTGGGGACAGTGAGAGGGACCCCATTCAGCCACCTGAGCTCCAGCTGGTGACCCCTATGGCTGAGGGGGACACAGGGCTTCCCCGGGTGTGGGCAGCCCCTGACCGGGGTCCTGTGCCCAGCACCAGTGGAATTTCTTCTGAGATACTGGCCAGTGGGCCCACTGAGGTTGGCTCCTTGCCTGCTGGCGAGAGGGTGTCCCGACCCGAAG CCGCTGTGCCTGGGTACCAGCACCCAAGTGAAGCTATGAATGCCCACACACCACagttcttcatctataaaattgacTCATCCAACCGAGAGCAGCGGCTAGAGGACAAAG GAGACACCCCACTGGAGCTGGGTGACGATTGTAGCCTGGCTCTCGTCTGGAGGAACAATGAGCGTTTGCAGGAGTTTGTGTTGGTAGCCTCCAAGGAGCTGGAATGTGCTGAGGATCCAGGCTCTGCCGGTGAGGCTGCCCGGGCCGGCCACTTCACTCTGGACCAGTGCCTCAACCTCTTCACACGGCCTGAGGTGCTGGCACCCGAGGAGGCCTG GTACTGCCCACAGTGCAAACAGCACCGTGAGGCCTCCAAGCAGCTGTTGCTATGGCGCCTGCCAAATGTTCTCATCGTGCAGCTCAAGCGCTTCTCCTTTCGTAGTTTTATCTGGCGTGACAAGATCAATGACTTAGTGGAGTTCCCTGTTCG GAACCTGGACCTGAGCAAGTTCTGCATTGGTCAGAAAGAGGAGCAGCTGCCCAGCTATGATCTGTATGCTGTCATCAACCACTATGGAGGCATGATTGGTGGCCACTACACTGCCTGTGCACGCCTGCCCAATGATCGTAGCAGTCAGCGCAGTGACGTGG GCTGGCGCTTGTTTGATGACAGCACGGTGACAACGGTAGACGAGAGCCAGGTTGTGACGCGTTATGCCTATGTACTCTTCTACCGCCGGCGGAACTCTCCTGTGGAGAGGCCCCCCAGGGCAGGTCACTCTGAGCACCACCCAGACCTAGGCCCTGCAGCTGAGGCTGCTGCCAGCCAG GGACTAGGCCCTGGCCAGGCCCCCGAGGTGGCCCCCACGCGGACAGCCCCTGAACGCTTCGCCCCCCCTGTGGATCGGCCAGCCCCCACCTACAGCAACATGGAGGAGGTGGATTAG